A window of Rhinolophus ferrumequinum isolate MPI-CBG mRhiFer1 chromosome X, mRhiFer1_v1.p, whole genome shotgun sequence contains these coding sequences:
- the GEMIN8 gene encoding gem-associated protein 8 — MEAEEASSKPTECWSSHPIYARYWQHYYQAMAWMRSHQNAYRKAMESYVSSPWYLGPPAFPQGSYAEDGQPPQSLYDHPSASQHAPCGYSQAPPCGQHPQGSAGDDQAGDADEMESESDDDDDEVECDLSNMEITEELRQYFAETERHREERRRQQQLDEARLQDYVNADHDLYYNTHRSVEAPSEGPSERRQAEMKRLYGEDAAKILAMEAAVQLSFDKYFDRKRPKYWPVIPLKF, encoded by the exons ATGGAAGCAGag GAGGCATCATCGAAACCTACCGAGTGTTGGTCTTCTCATCCCATATATGCGAGATACTGGCAACATTATTATCAAGCAATGGCTTGGATGCGAAGCCACCAGAATGCCTATCGGAAGGCCATGGAGTCCTATGTCAGCTCCCCATGGTACTTGGGTCCCCCAGCTTTTCCCCAGGGCTCTTATGCCGAAGACGGCCAGCCTCCTCAGTCCCTCTATGACCATCCGTCGGCCTCCCAGCACGCCCCCTGCGGTTATTCCCAGGCTCCGCCGTGTGGGCAGCATCCGCAGGGCAGCGCAGGAGATGACCAAGCTGGGGACGCAGACGAGATGGAGAGCGAGTcagacgacgacgacgacgaagTAGAGTGCGACCTGAGCAACATGGAGATCACGGAGGAGCTCCGCCAGTACTTCGCGGAGACCGAGCGGCACCGGGAGGAGCGGC GGCGGCAGCAGCAGCTGGACGAGGCGCGCCTGCAGGACTACGTGAACGCCGACCATGACCTGTACTACAACACACACCGCTCGGTGGAGGCCCCATCCGAGGGGCCCAGTGAACGGCGCCAGGCCGAGATGAAGCGCTTGTACGGGGAAGACGCCGCCAAGATCCTGGCCATGGAGGCTGCCGTGCAGCTGAGCTTTGACAAGTACTTTGACCGAAAGCGGCCCAAATACTGGCCGGTCATCCCACTGAAGTTCTGA